DNA sequence from the Oncorhynchus keta strain PuntledgeMale-10-30-2019 chromosome 1, Oket_V2, whole genome shotgun sequence genome:
tctccaccccaccaCGCGGAGGCAGCAGGGACTGCAGTAGTGCTGCTGGGGTCTGCCCCCTACCCCAGACCCCCAGCCTGCTAAAACtagagacagtggagaggaggaagaagattatgaggatgggtggggagaggacagagagagtgtggctgaggagggaggagatgaagaggagaaccaGAGAGAAGTAGGGCAAGCgagtgagaagaagagaggagaggagggggagggcaaGGACGTTGAGGCCGAGGTCTGTGAGGAGGTAGAGTGTGAAGGAAagttggaggagggagaggaggaaagtgatGAGGTCATAAAGAGGTGTGTAAAAAGTgaggatggggaggaagaggagactggTGACGTAGTTGAGGAAAATGTCAATACAAatgagggagaaggaggaagtgATGAAATGATGGAGAGATATCTTGGAGAGCAAGGAGAGAGTGATGAGGTAGTAGAGTGGTGTGTTACAAATGAAAAACTAGAGGTGGGTCATGACAAACAGGTGGAGGACTGCAATGAGCTAGTTGAGAGCCGTGTTAAAAGTGAAGAGAAACCAAAAGCagaagagagtgatgagagagacactaAAAgtgaggaagcaggagaggaaaaagagggggaacaggaggaagagagtgaTCAGGTAGTAGAGAGATATAtgaaagaggtggagggaggagatttAGAGGAAAGTGAGATAGTGGGCGAGAGATATTTCAAAAGGAAGCATGTGGAAAAGAAGGAAGAGACTGTTAGAGACAGTgtagaggaggaagatgaggcaAAGGGAGATGAGGATAGTGAGGAAGTGGTTGAGAGGTGGTTGaaagaggaggctgaggagggcgagagggaggtggtggagaggtgtgAGGAAGAGATGGAAGATGAGGGTAaagaggagactggggagggtGAGAgtgaggtggtggagaggtgtgtgaaaAGTGAGGAAGAGGTAGAAGATGAGGGTAaagaggagactggggagggtGAGAgtgaggtggtggagaggtgtgtgaaaAGTGAGGAAGAGGTAGAAGATGAGGGTAAAGAGGAGGCTGGGGAGGGTGAGAgtgaggtggtggagaggtgtgtgaaaAGTGAGGAAGAGGTAGAAGATGAGGGTAAAGAGGAGGCTGGGGAGGGTGAGAgtgaggtggtggagaggtgtgtgaaaAGTGAGGAAGAGGTAGAAGATGAGGGTAAAGAGGAGGCTGGGGAGGGTGAGAgtgaggtggtggagaggtgtgtgaaaAGTGTTGAAGAGGAAggtaaagaggagggagagagtgaagtgTTGGAGAGGTCTGTGAAAAGTGAGGAAGTGGAAGTGGAGGTCGGCGAAGAGGAGGCTGATGAGTGAAGTGGTGGAGAGAtgtgaggaaggggaggagggtaaAGATGAACCTGAGGAGCTGGAGAGTGAGGTGGTGAGGGAGAGGTGTGTAAAAagtgaggaaggggaggaaaATGACAAAGTCTTCGCGAGATGCTCGCTGAGTGAAAAACAGGctagggaaggagaggagagcagggaggtGGAGGAAGGCTTCAAAAGCGAACGAAAAGAAATGGAAGGAGACAGACTTGAAGAAGACAGTGATGAGGTGGTGGAAAACTGCATTCAGACCATGCAAGCCTCACCGAAACCCAAAACATCCGCAAGCTCAGAGGAAGTAATCGAGAGACTCGAACAACAAACGGTCCAAGCTAAGTCCctggggaagaagaagaagttaGCAGACCTTAAACAAAGTGACAACATGGAGGTGTATGTGGGGAAGAAGAAGAATGTGCCCAAACAAAGCCCTCTACCAGCAGAGGTAGGGGTTTGGTGTGCTTTGACCATGTCGTGGCCCCTGCCCTGTGTGCTCCCCCTCTGCATGCACCTCCGCCCCTCTCTCAGCCAAAGGAGACACCATTCCACTCCCTGAGGGGCTGTGTTGGCTCAAGTCCCAACCCTGGTGAATCCAGCCCCCCATGATCTCCCTCTCACATCACATTGGTGTCTTTGGTAATATGTGTATATGCAGTCAGCTCTGAGGACTGGATTGGAACATTCTGGTCCCCTTGTTGCCAGTTTTGCCTCAATCCCTCCTCTAGAGCTGAGCACTGCAGCCCCATCCTATCAACCAGCCCCCTAGGCGGCCCCATACTCTCAGACAGCCCCATCCTCTCAGGCAGCTCCCTAGGCGGCCCCATCCTTTCAGACAGCCACATCCTCTCAGGCAGCTCCCTAGGCAGCCCCATCCTCTCAGACAGCCCCATCCTCTCAGGCAGCTCCCTAGGCGGCCCCATCCTCTCAGACAGCCCCATCCTTTCAGGCAGCAAGGTAGCCCCATCTGCTTAGACAGCCCCCTAGGCAGCCCCATCCTCTCAGCCAGCCCCCTAGGCAGCCCCATCTTCTCAGCCAGCTCCCTACGCAGCCCCATTCTCTCAGCCAGCCCCCAAGGCAGCCCCATCCTCTCAGCCAGCCCCCAAGGCAGCCCCATCCTCTCAGCCAGCCCCCAAGGCAGCCCCATCCTCTTATACAGCCCCCAAGGCAGCCGGTCCTCTCAGTCCAAACTTTCAGTGCTGtagcctgtgtttctctgtctctactgtctgctTGACCAGCCCTGTGCCTGTGTGGTAGAGTCTCACTATTTGCCTCTTGTCTGCCCAAGCTTTGCTGATCAAGCCATGGGATGGCTGCTCTGTGCTGTTGACTAGTCTATTGTCCCTTTTCTGCTGTACTTGCTTTGCCCTACTACGAGAGCCTTCATAATTGCTGTGTGCCGCTGAGAATGGCAGTATTCATCCACGTTTTCTATCTGTGTCGTgagtgcgtgtgtctgtgtctgtgtgtgtgtacggtgtttGAGGTGACACGGTCGCACTATGCTTCACGTCAGTGACTGAGTGTGTTTACATCAGCAGTCGGAGGCCAGCGAGCACATGGAGGTGGCATCCTCCTCCACCGAGGACCTCAAGGTACTTTGTTATGGATTGAGATCATGTCCCAGTAGATAGGCCTGTAGAATAGAGGCTTTATAATGTAACATTTAAGCAGATAATATCAAGGGGTGTGTTGAGTAAAGGCAAACAGTGTTGTGTTCCACTTTCCCTTTAGTCTGGTTTTGGCTCCAGGTTGTCAGAGAAAGTCCTGGACCTGAAGGATCTCTCCCCTGCTGTTAGTCCACTCCTGCAGGTAccacactctctccatctcttcctcaccTTTCTTTTTCTCCCTCGCTCGCCCCTCTTCACCTCCTTCCTCCAAAgctacactctctctcctcagtcacAGTGGTTCCTCTGGCTGTAGAGTCTGTAGGCACTGTTTGTACCGTTGTTTTATTTTGAGAGTGAACACGCACATCATGCCATGTAGAGTTATGTTAGCCTTTGCTATTCACCTAAAAAAAAGTCTGTATTTTCCCCAGGACAAAGTGGGGATAGTGAAAGTCAGTgcggaggaggagaaggaacggAGGAAGAGGGCAGAAGCTGCAGAGAGGTTGGCAGACAAGCCTTTCTGATAAATGCCCATATTTCAGTGAAATGTCCTCTCTGAACCCAAACACACGTTGTGATACAAGCATATTGTCAGTGTCATTGTAGTCTGTTTCTCACAAAGATCTGCAAGTCTAGAGCTGAGCCAAATCATTTATCTGACTCCTcttactcttcctctctttcccctccttccctcttctctctctctctctctctctctcgctctctctctcctctctctcccctttttttctttctctctctttcccctccttccctcttcctctctctcctttcgctcttcctctctcgcttcctccctccctcgctctctctctctcaccctctctctcccctctttcccttttctccactctctctcttccctccttcccttctcccaaACTCTGCAGGCGTCTCCATGGTGCAGGCAGGGAGGATCCAGTGATGGAGGACAGGCCCCCCAGCCAGCCCAGTGAATCCCAGCAGACCACAGGGTCCTCCCACTGTGAGCCGGAACCCCGGCCGCGGGCCGAGGGGGTCAGCACCAGCGCCAGCCTAGGGGTGCCGGGGGTCCAGCGGCCTGACACCTCCAGAGGCCGCCTGGTTAGGAGCCCCAACGCCCACTACAAAGAGGAAGCCCCCAGACAGGGGGAGGACAGCAGATGGgcccaggaggaggagagggagaggagggagactgaGAGGAAGGAGCGTGCGCTGCGGGAGAGGCAGGAGAAGGGGCGCCTCCTTCAGGAGGAGCTGAgccgggaggaggaggaggaggaacggagGCTGAAGGAGGAGAGCAAGGAGAGGGTCAGGTAGGCATTCAGGCAGCAGGCCACAGAGTGGTCAACCTCCCTCTCCACGTATGTCCACTGTTATAGTAGTATTTGTGAGCTGTGATGTGTGAGTATGTGACTCAGTGTTGATGCTTACGGCTGTGTGACAGTGCTGGTTATCTCACgcgctgctgtgtgtgtgttctggtcctgACTGGTCTTCCAGGAGCCTGAGGGAGAGGCTCCAGAgtaaggggagggaagaggagagcagGCTGAGTGTGGAGTCTGAAAGCAGGCTACTGGAGCTGAGGGAGATGGcccggagggagagggagaaccagCAACGCAACATCAGGTGACTCAACTCTCTCTACTATTCATCCAtctgcttaaacacacacacacacacattcatatgaCAGCAATCTCCCTGGAGTGCTCCACTGACCGTTAGATCACATGCTCAGTGACCCCAGCCGTATTAATATGACACTGCTTCACATAACTATTCTGTGCTTAGGCGATACTGTTCTTTCTACACATACAGTAGGTATAGAAATACCGCTCGGTCACtgcaaaaaaaaacaagacaaaaaaagaTTTGCGCTAaaaatgattgtgtgtgtgtatgtgtgcttgctacgtttgtgtgtgttgttgttttcatCAGGGAGGAGGGCGAGGCGATGCTGAGAGAGCTGCGTGCCACCCTGGAGGCGGAGCGAGAGAGGATAGAGTCCCAGAGGAGGCGGGACCTGGAGCGACtgagggaggagtcagaggagaagcTACATGCGGAGAAGCGGAGACTGCTTGGGGAGCGGGAGGAGCAACTCAGCTCCCTCAAACAGGAGGTGGGGGGGtaggagaggagctgagagagtgggaggggggagATATAGGAGAGGGGCCTTCCAATACACACGTGCACTCAAAATAACTGAAATTGTTTGGGTTGTTGTGAGGGAAATACATGCAGTGAGTCTAGGATAGGGTGTTGTCACACAGGTGATGGTTGAAgacagtgtgttgctgtgttcCTTAGGGGAGAAGCAGTGCCAGTGAGAGGTGGAGGGAGTTGAAGAGCCCTCGTAGCCCAGAGCAGCATCTAGCAGAGTACCAAAGAGAGgtgatagaacacacacacacacacacacacacacacacacacacacacacacacacacacacacacacacacacacacacacacacacactacttcccACCTTTGATACACAAAACCATAGCCCTCATCTCCCTGACTGCAGATACATATATTACCAGTATGTCAGTCTCAACCCTCTAGAGCATTGTGACATTATGAATCCCTCCCACTGACTGTGACTTGGTCCAGTTGGGAGACGTGCTCCAGGAAGTGAGGGAGGAAGTGCAGCGTGACCATGCCAGGAAGCTGGGGCAGCTCAAAGACGACCACCACCGAGAACTAAGCTCTATCAGAGAGAGTCATCTGGACCAGGTGAGAGACAGTTCAAAGGTCACCGCTTCTAGTAACCTACCTGCTGCTACTGTCATTGTTGCTTTGGCTGTTGCCTCTGCACTGTTGTCCCTACATGTAATGCTGCGGTTAAATATCGTGGAAATGATCtatttgtgtgtctctctgtgtgtgcttcTGTCCTCCAGGAGGCTGTCCAAAAGGAACAGTTGCTGTGTGTCCTGCAGGAGGAGAGGGATCGCCTGCTGGCCGCACACAGCGCCCAGCTGGAAAGACTCCGTACACAGCTAGACTCCCAGCTCTGCAAGACccgccagacacacacacacaaggtgaggacagagagagagacacacacacacacacacacacacacacacacacacacacacacacacacacacacacacacacacacacacacacacacacacacacacacacacacacacacacacacacacacacacacacacacacacacacacacacgtatcatCTCTAAACACCTGTCATCCCTCAGGAGGCAGAGATTCAGGAGCTGGGGGACAGGATGGAGCTGAGGGCCAGGGAACTGAAGAGCCAGGAGACAACACTGAAGACCCAGGTAATCAGTCACTGTTGCGCTGATATGTGTCTGCGTGAATATCTGGAACGCTTAGGGATGGCCTCGGCTTCGGAAAGGAATgaactgtatgtgtgtggttggCCGCTGTTGATTAAAGGACATATCCGCTTGCCAATGTTCAGGCAGCGAATTTGAAGAAGAGGAGGCAGCAGCTTGGGGATGAAGAGGATGAGATCGACAGAGGAATCGAGGTGAGgattcaccaccaccaccaccacctcagtcTTCATCGTGCTGTAGACGTTAAGCCTGTGATGTTTTCAGGCTCTGCCTGGAGTCATGcaggagagagatggactgagagAGGATCTGGAgcgggtggaaggagagagggacagggcgAGGCAGGAGGCGGAGAGGGGGCGGGAGGAGAGGACCAACGCGAGAGAGGAGTTGGAGAGAATGAGGGCGGAGAGGGACAaagcgagagaggagagcaggaggatgaaggaggagcGGGACCGGCTGGAGAGCAAGGTGGAGCTGCTGCAGGAGCGCTGTGATCGGCTGGGCCGCAgagtcaggtacacacacacaccagttgaGGCTACTGGTGGGAGGAgtacggctcataataatggccggaatcGAGTGAATGCAATGGTATCAAACACACGGTTTTCAGACATTATTATtatcccctcagcagcctccactgaaacgcacacacacacctggcccgTTAGTTGGGGTCAACCTCCGTTCACACTGTTTCATTGTCACCTTGCAGCTGACCCACTAAGTCTTCCAGACTTAGTGGGAGACTTCAATTCTAGCTTGCCAGACTATTGAGCTCTTTCTCGCGCGGTACTTTCTCAGGGACAAACACATGATTCTATTGCAGTGATCTGGAGCAGAGTGAGATCAAGAGGCCTTTTACTAGactggacagaacagaggaggagaggaagaaggagaaggatTGTGAGGCAGCGCCCTCTGCTGGACGGGAGAAAGTGCTGCATGTGGAACACCTGAAAgaacctctctcccccatctccagaGACAGCGAGAGCAGCTTGGATGAgtatgtgtgtttgagagagagcaTGCATGCATGTTGCACCTTTCTATCCTGACTAACttctatatatgtgtgtgtgtgtgtgtgtgaggggggggggaGCATGCATGCATGTTGCACCTTTCTATCCTGCATGCATGTTGCACCTTTCTATCCTGActtctatatgtgtgtgtgtgtatgtgtttgtgactaacttctatatgtatgtgtgtgtgtgtgtatgtgtttgtgtatgtgtgtgtgtgtgtgtgcacctttctatcctggggagggggggggagcaTGCATGCATGTTGCACCTTTCTATCCTGACTAActtctatatgtgtgtgtgggggggggaacATGCATGCATATTGCACCTTTCTATCCTgatatttgtatgtgtgtgtttgtgtttctctcttcctgtccttctcccAGCTTGCATCAGTACATCTCCTCTGAGGGCCTGTCCCTGCAGAAGGCCCGGCGTTtcctggagagggagagtggtcgTCTGAGTGAGAGACAGGCAGCGCTGCAGGCAGCGCAGGCCCAGTCCAGCTCCTCTCAGTACCCTAACACCACCAGCCACGCCCAGGCCACACAGGAGATGTACAGGAACCTGCAGCAGGTACGTGTAAGTGTGACTCCCTTCCTTATCCCTTATGGACTCCTACACCCTGCCCTATGTTGGAACATTCATGAAGTGAGTGAGTATGCTTGACCTCCGTGTGTAACGGTCCCTGGgtcgtctctcgctctctttccctccctctctctgtcgctctttcGTTTTCGCTTCTCTTCCTCAGGAGGCCAGTGACGTGGAGGAGTTGAGGGTGACTGTGCAGAGGGGGAACTCGCTGCTACGCAGGAAGGAGGAGAGACTGCAACAGCTAGAGAGCTCCGTAGCTGAAGAGGTGCCTTAGTAGTACACCATAACACGTTTATATACCACATATCCTGCcccctgtataccacctgtattACATACCATGCCCATAACGTTATACATACTTCAATAAATTGCTAATAAACAACACACTATACAATGAggggacaaaacattaagaacacctgctctttccatgacacagactggtcaggtgagtccaggtgaaagctatgatcccttgttgatgtcacctgttaagtccacttcaatcagtgtagatgaaggggaggagacaggttaaataaggatttctaagccttgagacaattgagacatggatcgtGTATGtgggccattcagagggtgactggGCAAGACTAAAGATTTAAggtgaatggggtatggtggtaggtgccaggcgtgCCAGTTTGTGTGTCAAGAATCaggcggtctaaggcactgcatctcagtacaagaggcgtcactacagtctctggttcgaatccaggctgtatcacatctggctgtgattgggagtcccattggcccagcgtcgtccgtcaTTGtagaaaataatttgttcttaactgacttgccgagttaaataaaggttgaataaaaagAACTGTAACGCTGCTGGGCTTTTCATGCTCAAGCTTTtctttgtgtatcaagaatagtccaccacccaaaggacatccagccaacttgacacaactgtgggaagcattggagtcaacatgggccagcatccctgtggaactctttcgacactttgtggagtccatgccccgacaaactGAGGCTGTTTTCAAGTAAAAGAGGGGTgcgactcaatattaggaaggtgttcctaatgttttgtacacatacATATTTTGTATGCATTTTTCCATGGcgttttggtcatttagcagacagtcctatccagagcaacttacagtcagtGTGTTCAACTTAAGGTAGCTAGCTAAGCCAATCGTTGTAAGTAAAACGTTCCTCAATAAAGCAGTTATCAGCTAAATCATTGATGTTAAGAGTAGACAAGTGTTCGTGTTAGAAAGTACAgttttttatttttctctcttgCTTTCCCTTGGCCAGGTCTCCCATCATCACTACTATGATGACCAGGGCAGACTGGCTGCTGATAGGAAGGTGACCTTTGATGTGACTGAATCGGATATGAGCAGCGTCAGCAACGGCCATGATGGCCcaggtgagagagacacacatacgGAATATCCATTCCTTACACCCTCATAACAGGCCTGTACTCCTCCCTGCCGTGTTTATTTatactctgtctctcccccttcatcgTTTCTCCTTTTTCCCCTCTTCATCGTTTCTCCTTTTTCCCCCTTCATCGTTTCTGCTTTTTCCCCCTTCATCGTTTCTCCTTTTTTCCCCCTTCATCGTTTCTCCTTTTTTCCCTCTTCATCGTTTCTCCTTTTTCCCCTCTTCATCGTTTCTCCTTTTTCCCCTCTTCATCGTTTCTCCTTTTTCCCCTCTTCATCGTTTCTCCTTTTTTCCCCTCTTCATCGTTTCTCCTTTTTTCCCCTCTTCATCGTTTCTCCTTTTTTCCCCTCTTCATCGTTTCTCCTTTTTCCCCTCTTCATCGTTTTTCCTTTTTCCCCCTTCATCGTTTCTCCTTTTTTCCCCTCTTCATTGTTTCTCCTTTTTTCCCCTCTTCATCGTTTCTCTTTTTTCCCCTCTTCATCGTTTCTCCTTTTTCCCCTCTTCATCGTTTCTCCTTTTTTCC
Encoded proteins:
- the LOC118384621 gene encoding centrosomal protein of 164 kDa-like isoform X2 codes for the protein MTAAAALQIGDQLILEEDYDENYIPSEQEIHEYAREIGIDPNREPELLWLAREGIVAPLPPEWKPCQDVTGDVYYFNFSSGQSTWDHPCDEQYRSLVNQERERAGTQPHGPPITAAKKEKKKKKDKKEKKKKAKDQELLKPPGPLSLTLGPLQAPLGSLGSLAPLRGLDGPALRGSLSSSGGLEPLKTPLGGPLSSLGSSLLGGRQEERVAFSPPGFEDDEDNISEDEQPSRRGSARLLQNLHLDLDALGGGLQYEDSEASGVAPPEGKTEAELRDLALSGEHSPESPSQQSEASEHMEVASSSTEDLKSGFGSRLSEKVLDLKDLSPAVSPLLQDKVGIVKVSAEEEKERRKRAEAAERRLHGAGREDPVMEDRPPSQPSESQQTTGSSHCEPEPRPRAEGVSTSASLGVPGVQRPDTSRGRLVRSPNAHYKEEAPRQGEDSRWAQEEERERRETERKERALRERQEKGRLLQEELSREEEEEERRLKEESKERVRSLRERLQSKGREEESRLSVESESRLLELREMARRERENQQRNIREEGEAMLRELRATLEAERERIESQRRRDLERLREESEEKLHAEKRRLLGEREEQLSSLKQEGRSSASERWRELKSPRSPEQHLAEYQRELGDVLQEVREEVQRDHARKLGQLKDDHHRELSSIRESHLDQEAVQKEQLLCVLQEERDRLLAAHSAQLERLRTQLDSQLCKTRQTHTHKEAEIQELGDRMELRARELKSQETTLKTQAANLKKRRQQLGDEEDEIDRGIEALPGVMQERDGLREDLERVEGERDRARQEAERGREERTNAREELERMRAERDKAREESRRMKEERDRLESKVELLQERCDRLGRRVSDLEQSEIKRPFTRLDRTEEERKKEKDCEAAPSAGREKVLHVEHLKEPLSPISRDSESSLDDLHQYISSEGLSLQKARRFLERESGRLSERQAALQAAQAQSSSSQYPNTTSHAQATQEMYRNLQQVREASDVEELRVTVQRGNSLLRRKEERLQQLESSVAEEVSHHHYYDDQGRLAADRKVTFDVTESDMSSVSNGHDGPGGEPTVPAKVQHLAESLQHISGQLNTVLGALGSLTQRQTPYQPLPLPLPLSQPRTPTSMPLSQLSMPLSGPSWAWAPHSTSNPLRDSEDLLHSRWAKLFPGAPIESIATSSLRTNALYSGYSPASEQARSLSSMQPKAVEMDGQRLQGLIDGNKRWLETRRKDPSVPLFTRYRTPPTMSGLVQLSLDDNNQIKVYHY